One region of Elusimicrobiota bacterium genomic DNA includes:
- a CDS encoding Mut7-C RNAse domain-containing protein encodes MKFIADSMLGKLANWLRIMGYDCAFVPHDKRDTGLILLEAREPGVILLTRDTRLRPGNDVKMILFREQHWRDQLRKFFRESGLKPDEKGFFTRCTLCNKPLAGISREEALKTVPAKTAEHDYAFLKCPACGKIYWPGTHLNAVKHEIREITRGL; translated from the coding sequence ATGAAATTCATTGCGGATTCCATGCTGGGGAAACTGGCCAATTGGCTCAGGATAATGGGCTATGACTGCGCCTTCGTGCCGCATGACAAACGCGATACCGGGCTTATTCTCCTTGAAGCCAGAGAACCCGGCGTCATCCTTCTCACCCGTGACACCCGTCTGCGCCCGGGCAATGACGTCAAAATGATACTGTTCCGCGAACAGCACTGGCGCGACCAGCTTCGGAAATTTTTCCGGGAATCGGGACTGAAACCGGACGAGAAGGGCTTTTTTACCCGCTGTACCCTCTGTAACAAGCCGCTTGCCGGGATATCACGGGAAGAGGCCCTGAAGACCGTCCCCGCGAAAACCGCCGAACATGATTATGCTTTTTTAAAATGCCCCGCCTGCGGAAAGATCTACTGGCCCGGCACCCACCTGAACGCCGTCAAACACGAAATCCGCGAAATAACACGGGGTTTATAG
- a CDS encoding 2-oxoacid:acceptor oxidoreductase family protein — MYQGIRISGFGGQGVISAGVLLAYSGMLEGREVSFFPSYGAEMRGGTANCSVVISSDEVTTPIVSEPDTVIVLNEPSLAKFEPLVKPGGLLIVNSCLVHSKASRNDIKVLYVPCNQIAGELGNAKVMNMVALGAFAAQTGAISIDAIAKALPKVYKKLKPEVIELNIRALKRGAEVKLN, encoded by the coding sequence ATGTATCAAGGCATAAGAATTTCGGGTTTTGGCGGACAGGGAGTTATTTCGGCAGGCGTACTGCTGGCATATTCAGGGATGCTGGAAGGACGGGAAGTAAGCTTCTTCCCTTCATACGGGGCTGAAATGCGCGGCGGAACGGCCAACTGTTCGGTGGTGATATCTTCCGACGAAGTCACCACTCCGATAGTTTCAGAACCTGACACAGTAATAGTGCTCAACGAACCGTCACTTGCCAAGTTCGAACCGCTGGTGAAACCGGGGGGACTGTTAATAGTGAACAGTTGTCTCGTTCACTCAAAAGCTTCCCGCAATGACATAAAGGTGCTTTACGTGCCCTGCAACCAGATAGCCGGAGAACTGGGCAACGCCAAAGTAATGAACATGGTGGCCCTGGGAGCTTTTGCCGCGCAGACCGGCGCGATTTCCATAGACGCAATAGCCAAAGCCCTGCCCAAAGTTTACAAAAAGCTGAAACCGGAAGTTATAGAGCTGAATATAAGAGCCCTGAAACGCGGCGCGGAAGTAAAGCTGAATTAG
- a CDS encoding thiamine pyrophosphate-dependent enzyme translates to MQLLNKRPESLLDLKMHYCPGCGHGIVHRLIAEAMDDLGIRARTICVAPVGCAVFADAYFNCDTIQGAHGRGPAIATGLKRSKPDTIVFSYQGDGDLASIGMAEIVHAAIRSENITVIFINNAIYGMTGGQMAPTTLIGQKATTCVEGRTAKQAGYPIRMCELLATIDGAAYLERTSVHTAPGVLKTKAAIKKAFQNQVDCKGFSMVEVLSMCPTNWGTRLDNPSEATKFVAEGMLPVFPLGVYKDAQKQG, encoded by the coding sequence ATGCAGCTATTAAATAAAAGGCCTGAATCCCTGCTGGACCTGAAAATGCATTACTGCCCGGGCTGCGGGCACGGCATAGTGCACCGCCTGATAGCGGAGGCAATGGACGACCTGGGCATACGCGCAAGAACGATATGCGTGGCCCCGGTGGGCTGCGCGGTATTCGCGGACGCCTACTTCAACTGCGACACGATACAGGGCGCGCACGGGCGCGGCCCGGCCATCGCAACGGGCCTTAAAAGGTCTAAACCCGACACTATAGTGTTCTCCTACCAGGGCGACGGCGATCTGGCCTCCATAGGCATGGCGGAAATAGTACATGCGGCCATACGCTCGGAAAACATAACGGTGATCTTTATTAACAACGCCATCTACGGTATGACCGGCGGCCAGATGGCCCCGACCACCTTAATAGGCCAGAAAGCCACCACCTGTGTGGAAGGCCGCACGGCAAAACAGGCGGGCTATCCCATACGCATGTGCGAACTGCTTGCCACCATAGACGGGGCCGCATACCTTGAACGCACCTCGGTGCATACCGCGCCGGGCGTGCTTAAAACCAAGGCTGCCATAAAGAAAGCCTTCCAGAACCAGGTGGACTGCAAGGGCTTCTCAATGGTGGAAGTGCTCTCGATGTGCCCGACAAACTGGGGAACCAGGCTGGACAATCCGTCGGAGGCCACCAAGTTCGTGGCCGAGGGGATGCTGCCGGTGTTCCCGCTGGGAGTTTATAAAGACGCGCAAAAGCAGGGGTAA